One window from the genome of Lysobacter helvus encodes:
- a CDS encoding STY0301 family protein — protein MLRRIVLLGFLAGIASPVLAGEVCPREFHGRIQPVEGSGWEVVSPPDKASVLSLTGLSFSRGHPRDMMVLAPDRVIDHKGASVEVVSVRKGDWVTCVYTDPRSKTGFSLAKKLDVVSSCEIQFRRGKPGALVSNACK, from the coding sequence ATGTTGCGTCGCATCGTTCTGCTTGGTTTCTTGGCTGGAATCGCGTCGCCGGTCTTGGCGGGGGAGGTTTGCCCGCGCGAGTTTCACGGCAGGATTCAACCCGTCGAAGGTTCTGGCTGGGAGGTCGTCTCTCCACCCGACAAGGCCAGTGTGCTGTCCCTCACGGGACTCTCGTTTTCCCGCGGGCATCCCCGGGACATGATGGTGCTGGCACCAGACAGGGTGATCGATCACAAGGGGGCCTCGGTCGAAGTTGTCAGCGTCCGCAAGGGCGACTGGGTGACGTGCGTCTATACCGATCCCCGATCGAAGACGGGATTCTCGCTCGCGAAGAAACTCGACGTCGTTTCCTCTTGCGAAATCCAATTCCGCAGGGGCAAGCCAGGCGCGTTGGTTAGCAACGCATGCAAGTAA
- a CDS encoding excalibur calcium-binding domain-containing protein yields the protein MTSCAEATYFVQHCPNTRMDGNNDGVPCERQWCN from the coding sequence ATGACGTCATGCGCTGAAGCGACGTACTTTGTCCAGCACTGTCCCAACACCAGGATGGACGGCAACAACGATGGCGTTCCATGCGAACGGCAGTGGTGCAACTGA
- a CDS encoding prolyl oligopeptidase family serine peptidase produces MISRAAEPQARPTYLQSENPTTPIVAQSRAVWDALPSGSVPPSTPLKVVRPGQFSYMPPVTEVASPDHRQVAGTQDGNLYVRPATSDSVRVLATADDAGHWDIEGALWSPDGASLAVKKIDDAQVPLTTLTGEQFGPTKMRKVRYSRVGQPLPKTQLYVVDASTGRATPILHDPAQPYVQLLEWRHDSRQLRLLRADRYQTHLDLLVADPRNGQIRVLLAEPKPISLLGLNMLDGYTQQLLAQKIVTFLPDDSFVWTSDRTGFRHLYHYNADGTLRRALTEQHMAGWVDRVIEVDVPNRIVYAKANGHARNPYFDRLVRIELDTGKITTIAEADHIPAIKFSADKSRLWLIRAGFPQTRRIEEITSTGTAVRTVWEADWREAVANGYAAPETALVPAADGKTLLRAIVVAPHPLEPGKRYPVIQDIYGGPNASVVPPSPTNQNLAQMRRIAQQGFVVVMLDGRGTPGRGRAFQNFGYGRFGQVEPADQVAGLRNLARDRPYMDLSRVGVMGGSWGGYFGLRTMLLAPEQYKAGVFAAGAFELSTMRVAAEPYMGCAPDDCADAYAAGSNLALVERLQAPLLILHGTADDDVLIEESRQLVSALERAGKPHTFVALDGATHAMWEEPQADEARIAFFRQHLVETSGQANESATAAQIAAGITTANAFWADGIRRQDPAMLAQVMAPEYRLTFENSSKRVDLASWMRNFMTMKMHGYNPSMTALRLIGPDTVVATVVSDWNATLSNGNSVRETFVAHDTWAWRGNRWVATGRHVVELKVLDQPDKRSSGK; encoded by the coding sequence ATGATTTCGCGCGCCGCCGAGCCCCAGGCCAGGCCAACGTACTTGCAGAGCGAAAACCCGACCACGCCGATCGTGGCGCAATCCCGCGCAGTCTGGGACGCGTTGCCGAGCGGGTCGGTGCCTCCATCGACGCCACTGAAGGTCGTGCGCCCCGGTCAGTTTTCCTACATGCCGCCCGTCACGGAAGTCGCGTCACCCGATCACCGGCAAGTGGCGGGCACGCAGGACGGCAACCTCTACGTCCGTCCGGCAACGAGCGATTCCGTTCGCGTGTTGGCAACGGCCGACGACGCCGGGCACTGGGACATCGAAGGTGCGCTCTGGTCGCCCGATGGCGCATCGCTGGCCGTCAAGAAGATCGACGACGCCCAGGTGCCGCTGACCACGCTGACGGGCGAACAATTCGGCCCGACGAAAATGCGGAAGGTGCGCTATTCGCGCGTGGGCCAGCCGTTGCCGAAGACGCAACTGTACGTCGTCGACGCAAGTACGGGCCGGGCGACGCCCATCCTGCACGATCCTGCCCAACCTTATGTCCAATTGCTGGAGTGGCGCCACGATTCGCGCCAGTTGCGGCTGTTGCGCGCGGATCGTTACCAGACCCACCTGGACTTGCTGGTCGCCGATCCCCGCAACGGACAAATTCGCGTGCTGCTGGCGGAACCCAAGCCGATCTCGCTGCTCGGTTTGAACATGCTCGATGGCTACACCCAACAATTGCTCGCGCAGAAGATCGTCACTTTTCTGCCCGACGACTCGTTCGTCTGGACCAGCGACCGCACGGGGTTCCGGCATCTGTATCACTACAACGCAGATGGCACGCTGCGCCGTGCATTGACCGAACAACACATGGCAGGTTGGGTCGACCGCGTCATCGAAGTGGACGTGCCGAACCGGATCGTCTACGCGAAGGCCAATGGCCACGCCCGCAATCCCTATTTCGATCGACTGGTCCGCATCGAGCTCGACACCGGCAAGATCACCACGATCGCCGAAGCCGACCACATCCCGGCCATCAAGTTTTCAGCGGACAAGAGCAGGCTCTGGCTGATCCGGGCGGGATTTCCGCAAACGCGTCGCATCGAGGAGATCACCAGCACGGGCACCGCGGTCAGGACGGTGTGGGAAGCCGACTGGCGGGAGGCCGTCGCGAATGGATACGCGGCCCCCGAAACCGCGCTGGTGCCCGCGGCGGACGGCAAGACGCTGCTTCGCGCCATCGTGGTGGCCCCGCATCCGCTCGAACCCGGCAAACGCTACCCGGTCATCCAGGACATCTACGGCGGCCCGAACGCCAGCGTCGTGCCGCCCAGCCCGACCAACCAGAACCTCGCCCAGATGCGCCGGATCGCACAGCAGGGCTTCGTGGTGGTGATGCTGGATGGCCGCGGCACGCCCGGGCGCGGGCGCGCATTCCAGAATTTCGGATATGGGCGTTTTGGGCAAGTCGAGCCGGCGGACCAGGTGGCTGGCCTGCGCAACCTGGCCAGGGACCGCCCGTACATGGATCTGTCGCGCGTTGGCGTCATGGGCGGAAGTTGGGGCGGCTACTTCGGATTGCGCACCATGCTGCTGGCACCGGAGCAGTACAAGGCGGGCGTGTTCGCTGCCGGTGCGTTCGAACTGTCGACGATGCGCGTCGCCGCCGAACCGTACATGGGCTGCGCGCCGGACGATTGCGCGGACGCGTATGCCGCCGGATCGAACCTGGCGTTGGTGGAGCGACTGCAGGCACCGCTCCTGATCCTCCACGGCACCGCCGACGACGACGTGCTGATCGAAGAATCCAGGCAACTGGTCTCCGCACTCGAACGCGCCGGCAAGCCGCATACGTTCGTGGCATTGGACGGCGCGACCCACGCGATGTGGGAAGAACCGCAAGCCGACGAGGCGCGCATCGCGTTCTTCCGGCAGCACCTGGTGGAGACGAGCGGGCAGGCCAATGAATCCGCGACCGCAGCGCAGATCGCCGCCGGGATCACGACTGCAAACGCATTCTGGGCCGACGGGATCCGCAGGCAGGATCCGGCCATGCTTGCCCAGGTGATGGCGCCGGAGTATCGACTGACCTTCGAGAACAGCAGCAAGCGCGTCGACCTGGCGAGTTGGATGCGCAACTTCATGACAATGAAGATGCATGGCTACAACCCGAGCATGACCGCCTTGCGCCTGATCGGTCCCGACACCGTCGTGGCAACCGTGGTTTCGGACTGGAACGCGACGCTCTCGAACGGCAATTCCGTGCGGGAGACGTTTGTTGCGCATGACACCTGGGCGTGGCGCGGGAATCGGTGGGTTGCGACGGGGCGCCATGTCGTCGAGCTGAAGGTGCTCGACCAGCCGGATAAGCGGTCGAGTGGAAAGTAG